The sequence TACCAAGGAGGTTCCCATCTCGGACCTGGCGACGCTGGCAAAGAAGAACAAGCTCCCGCTGGTAGTGGATCTGGGCAGCGGCAGCCTCATGGACCAGCCGATCCACGGACTGGTCCGGGAGCCCAGCGTGAGAAGCGTGCTGAAGGCGGGTGCGGACCTGGTTTCTTTCAGCGGAGATAAGCTCCTTGGTGGCCCTCAGGCGGGCATCGTCGTCGGGCACAATAAATGGCTTAAGCGGCTGCATAAAAATCCCCTCTATCGAGCCTTGCGGTGCGACAAAACGACTCTGGCCCTTCTGGAACAGACCCTGCGCACTTACATAGATGAAGAGAACTACACCCCGGGAAACCTGGCCCTGCGGCTCCTAAATCGGGATCGGAGGGAGCTCCGGTCTCAAGCCGAGGAGTTATTGGGTCGCCTCTCACAGGAGTGCCTTGCCGGCACCACGGTCAAGGTGGTGGAGTCCACGGTGGAGGCGGGCAGTGGGTCGCTGCCTCAGGTTCCGATTCCCAGCATTGCCCTGGCGATCACCAAGCCAGGGACCGGGCCTGATGAGCTGGCCCGGCAGTTTCGCCGGGCTACCCATCCGGTAATCGGATATATTCAGCGGGATCAGTATTATATCGATTTGAAGGCCATTCCACTGGAGAAGAATGATCTGCTTGCGCAGGCAATGGAGGAGGTGCTTACAGCGGATCCCGGAAGTATCCCTTCTAGTGATCGATGAGTAGTTCAGGACAGGTAGTCATCGGCCTGGCAGGC is a genomic window of Candidatus Neomarinimicrobiota bacterium containing:
- the selA gene encoding L-seryl-tRNA(Sec) selenium transferase, with product MLDSTAGVRVALQSLPSVDELLQAFPPEKYHVTRQQARAVVRAVLAEVRQQILDGDHIPDAGAVIRATLRDRMQELAKPRLRPVLNGTGVVLHTGLGRAPLSNQVLDRAFCSLSGYANLELDLPTGKRGERLELVSELFKALTPSEGAVVVNNNAAAVLLMLNTVAADKEVVISRGQLIEIGGSFRMPDVIRKAQARMVEVGTTNRTHFSDYENAIGEATAALLYVHTSNYRIKGFTKEVPISDLATLAKKNKLPLVVDLGSGSLMDQPIHGLVREPSVRSVLKAGADLVSFSGDKLLGGPQAGIVVGHNKWLKRLHKNPLYRALRCDKTTLALLEQTLRTYIDEENYTPGNLALRLLNRDRRELRSQAEELLGRLSQECLAGTTVKVVESTVEAGSGSLPQVPIPSIALAITKPGTGPDELARQFRRATHPVIGYIQRDQYYIDLKAIPLEKNDLLAQAMEEVLTADPGSIPSSDR